In Armatimonadota bacterium, the following proteins share a genomic window:
- a CDS encoding restriction endonuclease gives MNRYWVIRTDKASTDWIWSELQEGRLRQGWGYRDDQDLHQISALAAAGTPLNDDQRYTWRGNRRLLETEPDGVTPGDFVLLPHLPSQGSWSIARVSGPYRWESPSFPNAGADPDFGHILPVELVSKRPINPFEDAASARLRQTMHVLSRMWNIDSLAADVEELVEAAGTVLAEPPLTSLDRLPKVLSAIEAAAWEALQKQFHGAEFERPCVLLLESLYGDENVEHTGGSGERGADAICNYTDPLGLSHRLVVQIKMWNSEADWTRPLEQLSQAYEAYDGITGGVILSTSESVSDRFEALRRELETELHIPIKVILRRDLIRLFVAHLSELVES, from the coding sequence ATGAATCGCTACTGGGTGATCCGTACCGATAAGGCTTCGACCGACTGGATATGGAGCGAACTGCAGGAAGGACGCTTGCGACAGGGCTGGGGATATCGCGACGATCAGGACCTCCATCAGATTTCCGCGCTGGCGGCGGCCGGCACGCCGCTGAACGACGATCAGCGGTACACATGGCGCGGCAATCGCCGCCTCTTGGAGACGGAGCCGGACGGCGTCACACCCGGCGACTTCGTCCTCCTACCTCACTTGCCCTCCCAAGGCTCGTGGTCGATAGCACGTGTCTCCGGCCCGTACCGATGGGAGAGCCCCAGCTTCCCGAACGCCGGTGCAGATCCGGATTTCGGGCATATCCTCCCGGTTGAGCTCGTTTCGAAGCGGCCAATCAACCCGTTCGAGGACGCTGCATCAGCGCGCCTGCGCCAGACTATGCACGTGCTTTCGCGCATGTGGAACATCGACAGTCTCGCGGCGGACGTTGAGGAACTCGTTGAGGCGGCCGGAACGGTGTTGGCCGAACCACCCCTCACGTCGCTTGATCGGTTGCCTAAGGTGCTCTCCGCCATTGAGGCCGCCGCATGGGAGGCGCTTCAGAAGCAGTTCCACGGCGCGGAGTTTGAGCGACCGTGTGTTCTTCTACTGGAGAGCCTCTACGGCGACGAGAACGTCGAGCATACCGGGGGCTCCGGAGAGCGCGGCGCCGACGCGATCTGCAACTACACGGACCCCCTGGGATTGAGCCACCGCCTCGTGGTCCAGATCAAGATGTGGAACTCGGAAGCCGACTGGACGCGCCCGCTTGAACAGCTTAGCCAAGCGTACGAGGCCTACGATGGCATCACCGGCGGTGTCATTCTCTCGACCTCAGAGAGCGTTAGCGATCGTTTCGAGGCACTTCGGCGCGAACTGGAAACCGAACTCCACATTCCGATCAAGGTCATTCTCCGTCGCGACCTGATCCGGCTCTTTGTGGCGCACCTGTCGGAGCTTGTAGAATCCTAG
- a CDS encoding Gfo/Idh/MocA family oxidoreductase, which produces MNNWRALLVGAGGMGRAWGKNLHDCERVELAGWVDILPDAAVQAADELGVKMHTGEDLSKALAEVKPDFVVDVTVPEAHREVTCAALAAGVPVIGEKPMAESMDSARAMVAASEKAGKLYMVSQSRRYDARIAAFRKLVAERVGPPEILNSDFYIGAHFGGFRDEMPHVLLLDMSIHTFDAARYVSGADPVSVYCEEFNPSWSWYKGAACATAMFEMTGGIRYTYRGSWCAEGRHTSWEADWRAAGPAGSATWDGQNAPLADLVTGTEGFHRDTVTIEGYVEDGVPAGIAGSLRDFLAALDTGRLPMGECHDNIKSLAMVFAAIESAETGQRVRV; this is translated from the coding sequence TTGAACAATTGGAGAGCACTGCTGGTGGGCGCGGGCGGGATGGGCCGCGCGTGGGGAAAAAACCTGCACGATTGTGAGCGGGTGGAACTCGCCGGCTGGGTGGACATCCTGCCGGACGCCGCCGTTCAAGCAGCGGACGAACTCGGTGTGAAGATGCACACGGGCGAAGACCTCTCCAAGGCACTCGCGGAGGTCAAGCCCGATTTTGTAGTGGACGTGACCGTGCCGGAAGCTCATCGCGAGGTGACTTGCGCCGCCCTTGCCGCTGGTGTGCCGGTCATCGGCGAGAAACCGATGGCCGAAAGCATGGACAGCGCGCGGGCAATGGTCGCCGCGTCCGAAAAAGCCGGCAAACTCTACATGGTCAGCCAGAGCCGACGCTACGATGCGCGCATCGCCGCCTTCCGCAAACTTGTTGCCGAACGCGTCGGCCCGCCCGAGATCCTCAACTCCGACTTCTATATCGGCGCCCATTTTGGCGGTTTTCGCGACGAAATGCCGCACGTCCTGCTTCTGGATATGTCGATCCACACGTTTGACGCCGCGCGCTACGTATCCGGGGCGGATCCCGTAAGCGTTTACTGCGAGGAATTCAACCCATCGTGGTCGTGGTACAAAGGCGCGGCGTGCGCGACGGCGATGTTCGAGATGACCGGAGGCATTCGCTATACGTATCGCGGCAGTTGGTGCGCCGAGGGCCGGCACACATCGTGGGAGGCGGATTGGCGCGCGGCGGGTCCGGCCGGAAGCGCGACCTGGGACGGGCAGAACGCGCCGCTGGCCGATCTCGTAACCGGCACGGAGGGCTTCCATCGCGACACCGTAACGATCGAGGGGTACGTGGAGGACGGCGTGCCGGCAGGCATCGCCGGGTCGCTGCGGGATTTTCTGGCCGCGCTGGATACCGGCCGGCTCCCGATGGGCGAGTGTCACGACAACATCAAGAGCCTTGCGATGGTCTTCGCGGCGATCGAGAGCGCCGAAACCGGCCAACGGGTGCGAGTCTGA
- a CDS encoding RHS repeat-associated core domain-containing protein has product MALAYFHNDSPYTGTPEWRHSYDYQLLPLEDDGWRLVEPNGLTKDFTYADGFVEVAGYFDKLYISANYSNALSELTVERKNGTRLIFASLDPAAEDPIGPDTPIGVESEDPPLLLRQIVDRNGNAITLHYGTGSYAARLNQVTDPTGRNLNFSYNGATTTITDPSGQTWTVSRGSAAEITSIVNTPATTSPATSPSSRTFSFTYNTNHTIAAMRDWKTNATRTGQNASDTTYSYTYNSGVISRVDGPSWLTANERPATAYSFSGNPQTTTIGQKTGYTGSADTFSTTTQLYLTTGELGTVTKWMGSSSSQNDPHTDYTYTDNHLPAGMARSTGGEVNIDYVDTSTGDISKVYPMGTVNGITYTYSDANNPHLPTLVNDMWGWGTIYKYDPCGNLTDVWDANHTAQAPDPADDADPDLTRLHTHYKVDSHGQIFAASNTAVRAYTLNSQDTDADPMPNQWRYHYDSHGNLDKVWRPNGTPSGTWYSTTTPDQTAHYISALSRRDWSKKSSTDAQVNFHYDGYERLKGIDIDNTAGDEITYSYDENHLLAGMVDPTGATSWTLDALNRVTQEGKDSGTLGWTYRADGQLNTFTNRDNVTTAFTYTDGGLLDTATGPWGTGNPVEFLHRECACSGNVDGVNYPGDPGIAWRNAADAYGGSHGGIYYERDSNPQHEYNAAIDPQLFWEKIHTLTLNEFGQDPSAVKMIQSSGPDNLSRVEMFSDTVDPLHRTTDDEVSYVTYFDPQNPETQTLGDAISTRSYTFDDTGSPGNRYQVRNAGNSLLETYSFDSLGRNRLDTVAYPDYVTDYYSYDAAGNVSDVYSTPSVGDRIYTSDALNHLASIQAPDAPGYGRVQFVFDGLGRLAQVKDDYGTLIGRFYYAGNRLVYQDDGQNYTSVSYQWAGGRLLSQQQNSAIFWYLLDTRGDVVALVDASNNLAAHYVYDAFGQELQDSFEGDEILVPNPLRYRGNIGYMQVFQSSEGPAFSLYNVGARTYHTGTGRWMQEDPLLGFQSDPLSFNRYLYCNADPVLASDPSGLAPFNYGMAPSCFGSFVPCNPNDPADQPPGWWGYVGAGAGVSIGAYGLGMLGISAAAAAAGTGGAVETATTAGTSAGGYMGLGSLITGVGTEIAAAFDKKSNELFCAMVDAVARAMILGDKLPKNLVFPNIVAFGFLRCCVRVAPECLSKTASWHMAERGRAESAELTALP; this is encoded by the coding sequence GTGGCCCTCGCATATTTCCACAACGACTCGCCCTACACTGGAACGCCGGAATGGCGCCACTCCTACGATTACCAACTGCTTCCGCTGGAAGACGACGGATGGCGCCTCGTTGAACCGAACGGCCTCACGAAGGATTTCACTTACGCAGACGGTTTCGTCGAGGTAGCAGGATACTTCGATAAGCTCTATATCTCGGCGAACTATTCAAATGCACTCTCGGAGCTGACTGTCGAGAGAAAGAACGGCACGCGCCTCATCTTTGCCTCCCTGGACCCTGCTGCGGAAGATCCCATTGGGCCGGATACACCGATTGGCGTCGAAAGTGAGGACCCGCCTCTCCTATTACGCCAGATAGTGGATCGGAACGGGAACGCCATCACCCTTCATTACGGGACTGGATCCTACGCGGCGAGGCTGAATCAGGTAACAGACCCTACCGGCCGGAACCTTAACTTCAGCTACAACGGCGCAACCACCACCATTACTGACCCATCTGGGCAGACCTGGACCGTTAGCCGCGGGAGCGCGGCGGAAATCACCAGCATCGTCAACACCCCGGCCACAACGTCGCCGGCCACAAGCCCGTCCAGCAGAACGTTTAGCTTCACTTATAACACCAACCACACCATCGCCGCGATGCGGGACTGGAAGACCAACGCCACCCGCACTGGTCAAAACGCAAGCGACACAACCTACTCCTATACCTATAATTCGGGAGTCATTTCCCGTGTTGACGGGCCGAGCTGGCTAACGGCCAACGAACGGCCTGCCACGGCATATTCCTTCAGCGGAAATCCGCAGACGACAACCATCGGCCAGAAAACGGGCTACACCGGCAGCGCTGATACTTTCAGCACCACAACGCAGCTTTACCTTACAACAGGGGAATTGGGCACGGTAACGAAGTGGATGGGCTCCAGCAGCAGCCAGAACGATCCACACACCGATTACACATATACCGACAACCACCTTCCGGCAGGAATGGCACGGTCAACAGGAGGCGAAGTTAACATTGACTACGTCGATACGTCAACAGGCGACATTTCCAAAGTCTATCCGATGGGCACTGTCAATGGAATTACGTATACATATTCCGACGCAAATAACCCTCACCTTCCGACGCTCGTAAACGACATGTGGGGGTGGGGCACAATCTACAAATACGATCCTTGCGGTAACTTGACCGATGTCTGGGATGCGAACCACACCGCACAGGCGCCGGATCCGGCAGATGATGCCGATCCCGATTTGACCCGCCTGCACACACACTACAAGGTGGATTCGCACGGGCAGATTTTCGCGGCATCCAACACTGCCGTGAGGGCATACACGTTGAACAGCCAGGACACTGACGCCGATCCCATGCCCAATCAGTGGCGATACCACTACGATAGCCATGGGAATCTGGATAAGGTGTGGCGGCCGAATGGCACGCCATCTGGGACTTGGTATTCCACGACTACGCCGGACCAGACGGCTCACTACATTTCAGCCCTATCGCGTCGTGACTGGTCCAAGAAATCCTCGACCGATGCGCAGGTCAACTTTCACTACGATGGATACGAACGTCTGAAGGGGATTGACATCGATAACACGGCGGGCGATGAGATCACATATTCGTATGATGAGAACCATTTGCTCGCCGGGATGGTCGATCCGACGGGAGCCACGTCTTGGACGCTGGACGCCCTGAACCGCGTCACGCAGGAAGGCAAAGACAGCGGTACTCTGGGCTGGACCTACCGTGCCGATGGCCAGCTCAACACGTTCACCAATCGCGACAACGTCACCACAGCGTTCACTTATACCGATGGTGGTCTGCTGGACACGGCAACGGGTCCGTGGGGCACAGGCAATCCCGTTGAATTCCTGCACCGCGAATGTGCGTGCAGCGGTAATGTTGACGGAGTAAACTACCCGGGTGATCCTGGTATTGCATGGCGCAACGCCGCCGATGCCTACGGTGGGTCGCACGGAGGCATCTATTACGAACGGGATAGCAATCCTCAGCACGAATACAATGCAGCGATCGACCCCCAACTGTTCTGGGAGAAGATACATACGCTGACTCTGAACGAATTTGGGCAGGATCCATCTGCCGTCAAGATGATTCAGAGCAGCGGACCGGACAACCTCTCACGTGTCGAGATGTTCAGTGACACCGTCGATCCGCTTCATCGAACTACGGACGACGAAGTCTCATACGTGACATACTTCGATCCTCAGAACCCGGAGACCCAGACGCTGGGCGACGCTATCAGTACCCGATCCTATACGTTCGACGACACCGGCAGTCCCGGCAACCGTTACCAAGTCCGGAACGCCGGCAATTCCTTGCTGGAGACATACTCCTTCGATTCCCTTGGGCGCAACCGGCTGGACACTGTGGCGTACCCAGATTATGTTACCGACTACTACTCATATGACGCCGCCGGCAACGTAAGCGACGTATACTCAACCCCTAGTGTCGGCGACCGAATCTACACGTCCGATGCTTTGAACCACCTGGCATCCATCCAAGCCCCTGATGCTCCCGGCTACGGGCGCGTACAGTTCGTATTCGACGGTTTGGGGCGGCTTGCTCAGGTCAAAGACGATTACGGTACCCTCATTGGTCGATTCTACTATGCGGGTAACCGCCTGGTGTATCAGGACGACGGCCAGAACTACACTTCAGTCTCGTACCAGTGGGCAGGCGGCAGGCTCCTGTCGCAGCAGCAAAACAGCGCCATCTTCTGGTACTTGCTGGACACTCGCGGCGACGTCGTTGCGTTAGTCGATGCTTCTAATAATCTCGCGGCGCATTACGTGTACGACGCATTCGGGCAGGAACTTCAGGACAGTTTCGAAGGCGACGAGATCCTGGTCCCCAACCCCCTCCGGTATCGCGGAAACATCGGCTACATGCAGGTCTTCCAGTCTTCAGAAGGTCCGGCTTTCTCCCTCTATAATGTCGGCGCCCGCACCTACCATACCGGCACCGGGCGGTGGATGCAGGAAGATCCCCTTCTTGGCTTCCAGTCTGATCCTCTCTCGTTCAACCGATACCTGTATTGCAACGCTGATCCAGTCTTGGCATCAGACCCAAGCGGACTTGCGCCATTCAATTATGGAATGGCGCCAAGTTGCTTTGGTTCATTCGTCCCCTGCAACCCAAATGACCCGGCTGATCAACCACCAGGATGGTGGGGGTACGTGGGGGCCGGCGCGGGTGTTTCCATCGGCGCTTACGGATTAGGAATGCTCGGCATTTCCGCGGCTGCGGCCGCGGCCGGCACAGGCGGCGCGGTTGAGACTGCAACAACGGCGGGAACCTCTGCAGGGGGTTATATGGGTTTGGGTAGCCTTATCACCGGAGTCGGCACCGAAATTGCGGCGGCGTTCGACAAAAAGTCCAATGAGCTCTTCTGCGCGATGGTGGACGCGGTCGCCAGGGCCATGATACTCGGTGACAAGTTGCCTAAGAACCTAGTGTTTCCTAATATCGTCGCGTTCGGTTTCTTGCGTTGTTGTGTTCGCGTGGCCCCAGAGTGCCTATCGAAGACCGCTTCGTGGCATATGGCGGAACGAGGA